The following is a genomic window from Terriglobia bacterium.
AATGGTCAGCGACACGTTGTCCCCCGGCATCACCATCTCGGTGCCCGCCGGCAACTCCGCCACGCCCGTCACGTCCGTCGTGCGGAAGTAGAACTGAGGACGATAGCCTTTGAAGAACGGCGTATGCCGTCCGCCTTCTTCTTTGTTCAGGACGTAGATCTCGGCCTTGAACTTGGTGTGCGGCGTGATCGAGCCCGGCTTGGCCAGCACCATGCCGCGTTCCACGTCGTCTTTGCCGATGCCGCGCAGCAGCAGGCCGGCGTTGTCGCCCGCCATGCCTTCGTCCAACTGCTTCTTGAACATTTCCACGCCGGTGACCACCGTCTTGCGCGTGTCGCGGAAGCCCACGATCTCCACTTCCTCGCCCACCTTGACCTTGCCGCGCTCGATGCGGCCCGTTACGACGGTGCCGCGGCCGGAGATGGAGAAGATGTCTTCAATCGGCATCAGAAACGGTTTGTCAATGTCGCGCGCCGGCAGCGGAACGTACTTGTCCACCGCGGCC
Proteins encoded in this region:
- a CDS encoding elongation factor Tu, giving the protein VALNKCDAVDDPELLDLVELEVRELLKSYKFPGDDVPVVRLSALGALNGEEKWEKQVDELMAAVDKYVPLPARDIDKPFLMPIEDIFSISGRGTVVTGRIERGKVKVGEEVEIVGFRDTRKTVVTGVEMFKKQLDEGMAGDNAGLLLRGIGKDDVERGMVLAKPGSITPHTKFKAEIYVLNKEEGGRHTPFFKGYRPQFYFRTTDVTGVAELPAGTEMVMPGDNVSLTIELITPVAMEKGLRFAIREGGRTVGAGTISEIIQ